In Misgurnus anguillicaudatus unplaced genomic scaffold, ASM2758022v2 HiC_scaffold_26, whole genome shotgun sequence, the following proteins share a genomic window:
- the LOC129443269 gene encoding uncharacterized protein, translated as MFLLRQSIAKQHAAGDVTSRTNGRRSNPEDSRRLVRRKASCVENFSSVDRIRKHTTRHLGYSTLSLAMKGLEETPVELWELQEVHKLNLSLNSLSVLPSGLGSLENLEVLNLWGNKLVSLPPEIGKLRNLRVLFAHRNLLNEVPEELGNCTNLEVLSLANNQMTGLPNSLSNLKKLTKLNLGHNRIEHIPACVYAMKSLVFLHLANNRLENIADKIQDLVNLKILILEQNYLHALPRTLCRLTRLELLNLDFNDLQSVPEEMYLLRNLEKLARHPLDKGLHIVHNPLVKPIQEVLQGGLKSLYNYLKPT; from the coding sequence ATGTTTCTCCTCAGACAAAGCATTGCAAAGCAGCATGCAGCCGGCGATGTAACATCGAGAACCAACGGACGGAGGTCCAATCCAGAAGACTCAAGAAGGCTGGTGCGACGAAAAGCCAGCTGTGTGGAGAATTTCTCCTCGGTCGACCGAATTCGCAAACATACAACCAGACACTTGGGTTACAGCACCCTCAGCCTGGCCATGAAGGGTCTTGAAGAAACACCGGTGGAGTTGTGGGAACTCCAAGAAGTTCATAAACTCAATTTGTCTCTAAACAGTTTGTCAGTTCTCCCATCGGGCCTGGGATCCCTTGAGAACCTAGAGGTCCTCAATCTGTGGGGAAACAAACTGGTCAGTCTTCCTCCAGAGATCGGAAAACTTCGGAACCTTCGCGTGCTATTCGCGCACAGGAACCTCCTAAACGAAGTTCCCGAAGAGCTGGGCAACTGTACCAACCTGGAGGTCTTGAGTTTGGCCAATAATCAGATGACGGGGCTTCCAAACAGCCTATCCAACCTAAAGAAACTCACCAAACTCAACCTCGGCCACAACCGGATCGAGCACATCCCGGCGTGCGTGTACGCCATGAAGAGCCTCGTCTTCCTACACCTGGCCAACAACCGTCTGGAGAACATTGCTGATAAGATCCAGGACCTGGTCAACTTGAAGATCCTGATTTTAGAGCAGAATTATCTTCATGCGCTTCCCAGGACATTGTGCCGTCTGACGAGGCTGGAACTCTTGAACTTGGACTTCAATGACCTGCAGAGCGTTCCTGAGGAGATGTACCTGCTGAGAAACCTGGAGAAGCTCGCTCGCCACCCGCTTGATAAGGGACTGCATATTGTGCACAACCCACTGGTAAAACCTATTCAGGAAGTTTTACAAGGAGGTTTGAAAAGTCTGTATAACTACCTCAAACCTACCTGA